The proteins below are encoded in one region of Xenopus laevis strain J_2021 chromosome 8L, Xenopus_laevis_v10.1, whole genome shotgun sequence:
- the myh8.L gene encoding myosin-4, translated as MGDGEMSIFGEAAQFLRKSDKERLEAQSKPFDAKNTVFVDDAKELYVKGLVTAREDGKVTVKTDDGRTVTVKESQIYPQNPPKYDKIEDMAMMTHLNEASVLYNLKERYAAWMIYTYSGLFCATVNPYKWLPVYNPEVVAGYRGKKRMETPPHIFSLSDNAYQAMLTDRENQSVLITGESGAGKTVNTKRVIQYFATIAALGDAGKKKELSNSLQGNLEDQIIQANPLLEAFGNAKTVRNDNSSRFGKFIRIHFGTTGKLSSADIETYLLEKSRVTFQLSAERSYHIFYQILTNKKPELVEMLLVTTNPYDFPSISQGEIVVKSINDEDELMATDSAIDILGFNQEEKLGIYKMTGAVMHYGNLKFKQKQREEQAEPDSVEVADKIAYLMGLNSADLLKALCYPRVKVGNEFVTKGQTVPQVYNSVGALSKSVFEKLFLWMVTRINQQLDTKQPRQFFIGVLDIAGFEIFDFNSLEQLCINFTNEKLQQFFNHHMFVLEQEEYKKEGIDWEFIDFGMDLAACIELIEKPLGIFSILEEQCMFPKSTDNSFKDKLYEQHLGKCKNFEKPKPGKGKAEAHFSLVHYAGTVDYNISGWLEKNKDPLNESVIQLFQKSSVKLLSMLYSTFAAADDAGGKGGKKKKGSAFQTVSGLFRENLGKLMSNLRSTHPHFVRCLIPNESKTPGIMDNHLLIHQLRCNGVLEGIRICRKGFPSRILYGDFKQRYKVLNASAIPEGQFIDNKKACEKLLGSIDIDHTQYKLGHTKVFFKAGLLGTLEEMRDEKLAQLITCTQALCRGFLMRVEFKKMMERREAIYVIQYNLRSFMNVKHWPWMKLYFKIKPLLQSAETEKEMANMKEEFEKTKEALVKAEAKKKELEEKMVSLLQEKNDLVLQVQSEGETLADSEERCEGLIKSKIQLESKLKELTERLEDEEESNAELTAKKRKLEDECSELKKDIDDLELTLAKVEKEKHATENKVKNLTEEMAALDENISKLSKEKKALQEAHQQTLDDLQAEEDKVSSLSKAKTKLEQQVDDLEGSLEQEKKLRLDFERAKRKLEGDLKLTQETVMDLENDKQQTEEKLKKKDFEISQLQGKIEDEQSLGIQLQKKIKELQARIEELEEEIEAERAARAKVEKQRADLSRELEEISERLEEAGGATSAQIEMNKKREAEFQKLRRDLEEATLQHEATAGALRKKHADSVAELGEQIDNLQRVKQKLEKEKSELKMETDDLASNLENVSKSKANLEKVNRVLEDQLSEVKAKDDEHQRLLNDLTTQKARLQTETGELSRQLEERESLISQLSRGKQGFTQQVEELKRQLEEETKAKNALAHALQSSRHDCDLLREQFEEEQEAKAELQRSLSKANGEVSQWRTKYETDAIQRTEELEEAKKKLAQRLQDAEEQVEAVNSKCASLEKTKQRLQAEVEDLMVDVERANGAATALDKKQRNFDKVLVEWKQKYEEGQAELEAALKESRSLSTEIFKMKNAYEESLEHVETLKRENKNLQQEISDLTEQIGESGKSVIELEKVKKQVEQEKNDLQAALEEAEGSLEHEEAKILRVQLELNQVKSEVDRKIAEKDEEIEQLKRNSQRAVDTMQSTLDSEIRSRNDALRLKKKMEGDLNELEIQLGHANRQASEAQKQLRNVQAQFKESQLQLDDAVRGQEDLKEQVAVIERRNNLFQAEIEENRAALEQTERSRKIAEQELLDASERLQLFHSQNTSLINSKKKLESDISQLQNEAEEAVQESRNAEEKAKKAITDAALMAEELKKEQDTSAHLERMKKNLEQTVKDLQNRLDEAEQLAMKGGKKQLQKLESRVRELENEVENEQKRGVDAVKGVRKYERRVKELTYQTEEDKKNLLRLQDLVDKLQSKVKAYKRQAEEAEEQANTQLSRFRKVQHELEEAEERADIAESQVNKIRTKSRDIGGKVLNSSRR; from the exons GTCCTTATTAC TGGAGAATCCGGTGCAGGAAAGACTGTGAACACCAAGCGTGTCATCCAGTATTTTGCAACAATTGCAGCACTTGGAGACGCTGGAAAGAAGAAGGAACTCTCCAACAGCTTGCAG GGAAACCTGGAAGATCAAATCATTCAGGCCAACCCTCTGCTGGAAGCCTTTGGTAATGCCAAGACTGTGAGAAATGACAACTCCTCTCGTTTT GGTAAATTCATCAGAATCCATTTTGGAACAACAGGAAAACTGTCTTCAGCTGATATTGAAACAT ATCTGCTGGAAAAGTCCAGAGTTACATTCCAGCTTTCAGCAGAGAGAAGTTATCACATCTTCTATCAGATCTTAACAAATAAGAAGCCAGAACTTGTTG AGATGCTTCTGGTCACCACCAACCCATATGACTTCCCATCCATCAGTCAGGGTGAGATTGTTGTGAAGAGTATTAATGATGAAGATGAATTGATGGCCACAgat AGTGCCATTGATATCTTGGGTTTCAATCAAGAAGAAAAGCTTGGCATCTACAAAATGACTGGTGCTGTCATGCATTATGGCAACTTGAAATTTAAGCAAAAGCAAAGGGAAGAGCAGGCTGAGCCTGATAGCGTTGAGG TGGCTGACAAAATTGCTTATCTGATGGGCCTCAACTCTGCTGATTTGCTCAAGGCTTTGTGTTACCCAAGAGTCAAGGTCGGCAATGAATTTGTCACCAAAGGACAGACTGTACCACAG gTCTATAACTCTGTAGGTGCCCTGAGCAAGTCTGTTTTTGAAAAACTGTTCTTGTGGATGGTCACTCGTATTAACCAACAGCTGGATACTAAGCAACCAAGACAATTCTTCATTGGTGTGCTGGATATTGCTGGGTTCGAAATCTTTGAT TTTAACAGCTTGGAGCAGCTCTGCATCAACTTTACCAATGAAAAACTGCAACAGTTTTTCAATCACCACATGTTCGTCCTGGAGCAGGAGGAATACAAGAAGGAAGGAATTGATTGGGAGTTTATCGACTTTGGTATGGATTTGGCTGCCTGCATTGAGCTTATTGAGAAG CCACTGGGTATCTTCTCCATCCTTGAAGAGCAGTGCATGTTCCCCAAGTCCACTGACAATTCTTTCAAGGACAAACTATATGAACAACATCTGGGCAAATGCAAGAACTTTGAGAAGCCCAAGCCTGGCAAAGGAAAGGCAGAAGCTCACTTCTCTCTTGTGCATTATGCTGGGACTGTGGATTACAACATCTCTGGCTGGCTTGAAAAGAACAAGGACCCACTGAACGAGTCAGTTATCCAACTCTTCCAGAAGtcttctgttaaactgctgtccATGCTCTACTCTACCTTTGCTGCAGCTGACG ATGCTGGTGGTAAAGgtggaaagaaaaagaagggatCCGCTTTCCAGACTGTGTCTGGTCTCTTCAGG GAAAATCTGGGCAAACTTATGTCAAACTTGAGAAGCACTCACCCTCACTTTGTGCGTTGTTTGATTCCCAATGAATCCAAGACTCCTG GTATCATGGACAACCATCTCCTTATCCACCAGCTGAGATGTAATGGTGTGCTGGAAGGTATTAGAATCTGCAGGAAAGGATTTCCAAGCAGAATCCTCTATGGTGATTTCAAACAACG TTACAAAGTTCTGAATGCCAGTGCCATTCCAGAAGGGCAATTTATTGACAACAAGAAGGCTTGTGAGAAGCTTCTAGGCTCAATTGATATCGACCACACTCAGTATAAACTTGGACACACCAAG GTATTTTTCAAAGCTGGTCTTTTGGGTACTCTGGAGGAAATGAGAGATGAAAAGTTAGCTCAACTTATCACTTGCACCCAAGCTCTTTGCAGAGGATTTTTGATGAGGGTTGAGTTCAAGAAAATGATGGAAAGAAG GGAGGCCATATATGTCATCCAGTACAATTTGAGGTCATTCATGAATGTCAAACACTGGCCATGGATGAAACTGTACTTCAAAATCAAGCCTCTCCTGCAGAGTGCTGAGACTGAGAAAGAGATGGCAAACATGAAGGAAGAATTTGAGAAGACCAAGGAAGCACTGGTAAAAGCAGAAGCAAAGAAAAAAGAACTGGAGGAGAAAATGGTTTCCCTGCTCCAGGAAAAGAATGATCTAGTCCTGCAGGTTCAATCG GAAGGTGAAACCTTGGCCGATTCTGAGGAGAGATGTGAAGGGCTCATCAAAAGCAAAATTCAGCTGGAGTCTAAACTAAAGGAATTAACAGAAAGACTTGAAGATGAAGAAGAAAGCAATGCAGAACTAACAGCAAAGAAGAGGAAACTGGAGGATGAATGTTCTGAGCTTAAGAAAGACATTGATGACCTTGAACTTACGTTGGCCAAAGTAGAAAAGGAGAAGCATGCCACAGAAAACAAG GTCAAAAACCTTACTGAAGAAATGGCAGCTCTCGATGAGAACATTTCCAAACTGTCCAAAGAAAAGAAGGCCCTTCAAGAGGCTCACCAACAAACACTTGATGACCTGCAAGCTGAAGAGGACAAAGTCAGTTCTCTTTCAAAAGCAAAGACAAAGCTAGAACAGCAAGTTGATGAT CTGGAAGGTTCCCTGGAACAAGAGAAGAAACTTCGTCTTGACTTTGAGAGAGCCAAGAGAAAGCTTGAAGGAGATCTGAAACTGACCCAGGAAACTGTTATGGACCTTGAGAATGATAAACAACAAACTGAAGAAAAACTTAAAAA GAAAGACTTTGAAATAAGCCAGCTGCAAGGAAAGATAGAAGATGAACAGTCCCTGGGCATTCAGTTGCAGAAAAAGATCAAGGAACTGCAG GCTAGAATTGAAGAACTTGAGGAAGAAATTGAAGCTGAACGTGCAGCTCGTGCAAAGGTAGAGAAACAAAGGGCTGATCTTTCCAGAGAACTTGAGGAGATCAGTGAGAGACTTGAAGAAGCTGGAGGTGCAACATCTGCTCAGATTGAGATGAACAAAAAACGTGAAGCTGAGTTCCAGAAACTGAGACGTGACCTGGAGGAGGCAACCCTTCAGCATGAAGCCACTGCTGGTGCCCTGCGCAAAAAACACGCTGATAGTGTAGCTGAGCTTGGGGAGCAAATTGATAACCTGCAGCGGGTTAAACAAAAGCTTGAGAAAGAAAAGAGTGAACTGAAGATGGAGACTGATGATCTTGCCAGCAACTTGGAAAATGTATCCAAATCAAAG GCTAATCTTGAAAAGGTTAACCGTGTCCTTGAGGACCAACTTAGTGAAGTGAAGGCAAAGGATGATGAGCACCAGCGTCTCCTCAATGACCTCACTACCCAAAAGGCTCGCTTGCAGACTGAGACTG GTGAGCTCTCCCGTCAGCTTGAAGAGAGGGAATCTCTTATTTCTCAGCTCTCAAGAGGAAAGCAGGGATTTACTCAGCAAGTTGAAGAACTGAAGAGGCAACTTGAAGAGGAAACAAAG GCGAAAAATGCCCTTGCTCATGCGCTACAATCATCCCGTCATGACTGTGACTTGCTTCGAGAACAATTTGAGGAAGAGCAGGAGGCCAAGGCTGAACTTCAGCGCTCACTGTCCAAAGCCAATGGTGAAGTTTCACAATGGAGGACCAAATATGAAACTGATGCAATTCAGCGTACTGAGGAGCTTGAAGAAGCCAA GAAGAAACTTGCTCAGCGTTTACAAGATGCTGAGGAGCAAGTTGAGGCAGTGAATTCCAAATGTGCCTCCTTGGAGAAGACTAAGCAGAGACTGCAAGCTGAAGTGGAGGACTTGATGGTTGATGTCGAAAGAGCAAATGGTGCAGCAACTGCTCTTGATAAGAAGCAGAGAAACTTTGATAAG GTCCTGGTGGAATGGAAACAGAAGTATGAAGAGGGCCAGGCTGAATTGGAAGCAGCTCTGAAGGAATCTCGCAGCCTGAGCACTGAGATTTTCAAGATGAAGAATGCTTATGAGGAATCTCTGGAGCATGTCGAAACTCTGAAACGTGAAAACAAGAACCTTCAac AGGAGATTTCAGATCTGACAGAACAGATTGGTGAAAGTGGAAAATCAGTTATTGAATTGGAGAAGGTCAAGAAGCAGGTGGAGCAAGAAAAGAATGATCTCCAGGCTGCTCTGGAAGAAGCAGAG ggttcTCTGGAACATGAAGAAGCCAAGATTCTACGCGTCCAGCTTGAACTGAACCAGGTGAAATCTGAAGTGGACAGGAAAATTGCAGAGAAGGATGAGGAAATTGAACAATTAAAGAGAAACAGCCAGAGGGCTGTCGACACCATGCAGAGCACACTGGACTCTGAAATCAGGAGCAGAAATGATGCGTTGAGActgaagaagaagatggaaggtGATCTGAATGAGCTTGAGATCCAGCTGGGTCACGCCAACCGTCAAGCTTCTGAAGCACAGAAACAGCTCAGGAACGTCCAGGCCCAGTTCAAG GAGTCCCAGCTCCAGTTGGATGATGCAGTTAGGGGACAGGAGGACCTGAAGGAACAGGTTGCTGTAATTGAGCGCAGAAATAACTTGTTTCAAGCTGAAATTGAAGAAAACAGGGCTGCTCTGGAACAGACAGAAAGATCTCGTAAGATTGCAGAACAGGAGCTCCTAGATGCAAGTGAACGTCTTCAGCTGTTTCATTCACAG AACACAAGTCTCATTAACAGCAAGAAGAAACTTGAAAGTGACATCAGTCAGCTACAGAATGAGGCTGAGGAAGCTGTCCAAGAATCCAGAAATGCTGAAGAGAAGGCAAAGAAGGCCATAACAGAT GCTGCCCTGATGGCAGAAGAACTGAAGAAGGAACAGGACACCAGTGCTCACTTAGAAAGGATGAAGAAGAACCTTGAACAGACTGTGAAGGACCTGCAAAATCGCCTGGATGAAGCTGAACAACTGGCAATGAAGGGTGGCAAGAAGCAGCTCCAGAAACTGGAATCCAGG GTACGGGAACTGGAGAATGAAGTGGAGAATGAACAGAAACGTGGTGTTGATGCTGTGAAAGGCGTCCGTAAATATGAGAGGAGAGTGAAGGAACTCACATACCAG ACTGAGGAAGATAAGAAGAACCTTCTGAGACTGCAGGACCTGGTGGACAAACTTCAGTCTAAAGTTAAAGCCTACAAGAGGCAGGCTGAGGAAGCT GAGGAACAAGCCAACACCCAATTGAGCCGCTTCCGTAAGGTTCAGCACGAGCTTGAAGAAGCAGAGGAAAGAGCAGATATTGCAGAGTCCCAAGTGAATAAGATCAGGACCAAGAGCCGCGATATTGGAGGCAAGGTACTGAATTCCTCAAGAAGATGA